The following nucleotide sequence is from Candidatus Oleimmundimicrobium sp..
GTTTTGCTTATACGCTTAAACAATTTATCCAAATATTTCATAATTTCATAAAGAAAAGATAGGCTCCAGTAGAGCGGAGCCTATCTTTCATCATCTATCATCAGCCACCGAATCTATTTGTCCACTCTTTGACGATGCGTTCGCGCTCCGCGCCCGCCCACTCGAAATCTCTATCAAGCAACTTAATTTGGTCAATTGATTTGATAACGCCGGGCGTCTCAACACCTGGCCTTGTTGGAGTCCTGGGACTCGCCTTGGCCAATATTTCCTGTCCGTGCTCTGTTAAACACCAGTCGTAAAAGATCTTCCCAGCTTCAACATTAGGTCCGTTTTTAACCAAAGCAATTGGCGCTGGCCACCAGGTTGTGCCATCTTCAGGGTAAACGAAAGATATGTTTGAACCTTCTTGGAATGATTCTTCCGGTGGGCCAGGAGACAAACCTATTGTAAATTCTCCGGCCACCACTTTCGCCCCGGGCCCTGAACCCTTAGGAGTATAGTGATTGACATTCTTATCCAAAGCCTCAAGGTACTCCCAGCCTGCTTTTTCACCTTTCATCTCTATAATGCCCGAGACTATACTATATGCCGTCCCTGAGATTGAAGGATTCGAACCAATAATTTCATCTTTCCACTTTGAGTCGGTAAGATCATCCCATGTTTTGGGCGCCTCACATCCGAGTTCGTTTAGGCGGTTTTTGTTGAGAGAGAACCCCACGACGACCAAAGAAACACCTGTCCAATAATTATCCTTATCTCGATACTTATCGGGTATAGCACTTGCTTCCGGTGATTCATATTGCTCAAGAAGCCCCTCGCCTGCCGCTTGCCGAAAAGCATCATCTCCACCACCGAACCAGACATCCATAGTGGGGTTATCTTTTTCGGCTTGCATTTTGGTTAGCGCCTCGCCGGAAGACATATCTACCCCGACCAACTCGATGTCGGTGTCTTTTTTAAACTCTTCTACAATGGTGTCCCAACCACCATAAGCATAATATACATTAACTTTTGTGCCCTTAAATTCTTTTGCACGTTCTTCAAGTGTAAGCTCTTTATTTTCTTCCGGTTTTTCGGATACCGCCTTTTCGCTTGACTTCTCTTCCGTTGCGGACTTACCACATCCAACAATCCCAGTAAACATAAATACCATTGTTAGAGCCAGAAGAAAAATTGAAACTTTTCGTAAAAATTTCAAATAAATGCACTCCTTTCAGCTTTTTTACTCGTTTATTTTACACTGACCCCCCTTCACAGAAATTTGATGATCTAAAATGCTATGAATGAAATACAAAGTTTTTCTACTCATAACGCCAACTCCCTAAAAATTGGAGGCTGGATTCGGAATCGAACCGAACAGGACACTCATTGGAGTCATCCTCAACAGGTTTGCAGCCCGCGGGGAGCATCAGCTCCCTAAACCAGCCCCATCATTAAAGATGGACTCTCTATCAATATTAAAGGGCTATTAAGTGATGTTTATCTCACTTAATAGCCCTTGGTTCTTCCGTGCTGGCTACTTCTTGAACTATATTTTATCTGCCTATTATTTTTACCCTTTTACCTATATGTAATCTTTAAATCAAAACCTGTAACCCTTCCGTTTTTCTTCGCTATGGTTAAAGAAGCGTATTTATTTTTTTCATCTATAAAATCTTGCATAGAAGCGACAAAGCCACTTAAAGCTTTTTCATCCAATTGGTTACAAAATTTATTGAGTTCTTTGAACAATTCATCTTGTCCATTCTTGTTTTTATCCATTAAACCCATCCAAAAAAATACTTATAATTTAAATAACTAATATTTATAATAAAATATCAAAACGCCTTTAATAAAGCAAGGATTTTTTAAATCACCCTTTGCAAGTGATAAACTAAATCTTAAAAGGATTAATTTTTGAGGGACGATGCGATGTATCTAAAGGAACGGGCCTTGAGCCGAAATATTTTGCCCTATCAGTTAAGTTTAAAATGATATTCATAAGATTGCGGCCTTCGATTCTCCCGAGGCCGCCACGCAAACAAGCTCTTTCGCCAAACTCTTTAATATCATCTACTCGAACGGTCCTGCCAATAATTACAATTGGAACCGGCTCACCCGAATGAATTAAACTCCCCGAACTTGGTGTGCTGTGATCGGATGTCACAACGATTAAAGTGTCATCGTCGAAATCAGATAAAATAGTATCGAAGGCCGTATCAAGTTTTTCAATCACTTCTTTTTTAAAAAGGGGGTTCTTTGTATGTGCCGCTTCATCGGGAACCTTGGTATGAACATGGACAAAATCGTAACCACCATTCAGAGCATCTGATGCTGCCTTAAGACGCCTTTTCATATCTTTATGGACATCTTCAAGATAGAGTAATTCGATAAAATCCATTCCAATTTCAGATGCCATACCTTTAAAGAGCACACTTGAGGCAACCATCGCCGCTTTAAAACCAAACTTATCAGAGAAGGAAGTCAACCTTTTTCTTCCGGATGCCCACTTGGTAAGCAAGAAATTTAACGGAGGCAAACCCCGCTTAATCCTTCCGATATTGATTGGGTGGTCTTTCAATTTAAAGTAAACTTTTCTTAGATAAGTGTTTAACGCGTGGGCCGTAACCTCAGCTTTCTTTTTGTTCTTTATGTCCAGCATCAGTTGAATTTTAATCACCGGCAAATCGTTGCAAAAGGGATCCGAATCGGTAATATCGGGGCTTACGCCACCGCTTAAAAAGATGATGCCCTGTCTTTTTGAGTTATAAACAAAGCGGATATTTACTCCTTCAATTTCATCGTCAAGAATATCTTTTGCAAGCTGTCGACAAACTTCCTCCTCGGCACCTATACCGCGGCTTACAATTTTCAAACAACCATTTTCTTCCGCGACGGAGGCAAAACTCGCTCTAAGAACAACCTCTTCAAAGTTTAAGTCGAGCCCCTCTCCAACCGCTTCAAAGACTCCTCTTCCGGGAAATTCATCAAGAGAGTAGCCGAATAAAACAAAATGAGCGGCATCGCTTCCGGGAGCAATACCGGGAGAAAAAGAATTTAGCAAACCCGTTATGCCACAAGATGCCAACTTGTTTAAATTGGGGGTATGAGCAGCTTCCAAAGGGGTTTTTCTATCCAGCTCGGGAGCCGGCCTATCGCCTAAACCATCCAACGTAACAAAAAGAACCTTCATTTAAACCTCCGTCTTAAAAAGTCAGGTTTCAGCCCTCAAGAACCTCTTTAACCACCTTGATATAATCGACTTCTTTATCTTCCTTCCACAACTTTAAGATCTCTTTGGAAGCAGGTGCCGCAAATTCATCAAAATACTTTTTCAAAGCATCTTCATCATATTCCACTTCGTCATCCAGAGTCCGGTAATTGCCGCTCAGTGTACACTTCAGTTGCCTTTTCCCCTGTTCCCAATCTGAGCCAATAAGGGATTCTATCTCATCATTTGATACAACTTCCCTCAAAGGAAACAAAAGCTCAACCCCCGCATAGTTGAGCACCTCTTTATAGGCATCAAGAGCTACGGGCAACTGATTTATTTTTACATTTCCCGCATGAGATTTCCTCTCACCACTGATAATCTTATCCGCCCCAATACGCCAAGCCAAAGGGGCCCTAATTAGATGCATATATAGATGGCATCCCAAACAAGAGGGGCAAAAGCCAAATCTCTTAAAAAGAACCGAGAGAAATCTGCCATTAAGGGCATGCCACAGAGCCGGCTCGCCCAAAGTAATGGAATTCAAAACGGGGTTTGCATGGCCTGAAAGTAAACCCAAATCACTTAGCCGCTTACGTAGATATTTTACGTTGTCCTCAAGAATTTTATAGTCGCCATATTCTGTCCCGGTATGAACAACGGTAGAAAGAACCGCGTCAATATCCTCTTCTTCAAACGCCTTTATAATCGCGGCTATACTATCTCTTCCGGCAATTTCACCAATTGCCAAATTGTTTGCCTTTGAAACTTCACTCTTAAGTTGGAGAGATATTGTTCCTTTCAGATTTTCTAAAAATCTCGTCTCTCCCATTCTTATCTCCTTTAACAATGAAATATTAACATTGAGTATAGCTTAAACTCTTTAACTCAAAAACAACCAATGTGTATTAATAGAAATTTGGTATCAATTTTACATGAAAATTGATGTTTGGAAGTGGTATCCAAATCATAAATATTTAAAGTTTAAATCAGGAAAGTTTTAAGTAACGACCTTGTACGCTCAACTTCTTGCTTATCCACCAACTCAATAACCCACCAGTCGCAACTAGTTTCAAGCAGATGTCCAAGCATGGGCCCTATAAGACTTAGGTCCCGCGGGGCAATATGATGAGGTTCTTCTCTCTCATAAACATGAGCATTAACTATACGAGGAGCCATCAGCTTAAGAAAATCTAAACCAATGAAGCCGTTTTTCGCGTGAAGGCTGGAGTTTGCGTGCCCAAGGTCGAGAGTAACCTTTGCTCCCGTAAACTCAATTAATTTTTGGAAAAGACCGGGGTCGCTTGTGGCCCCCTTTTTTAGATTTTCAAGACAAACTACAACACCCTTGGTTTCACCGTAATCAACCAGTTTAGAGAGATTTTTTACAGCATTGTTCCAGCTAATCTTCTCGAGATTTTTCGACCATAAGCCGATATGGATGGTCATGTAGCAACCGCCAAATTCCTGAACTTTGTCAACGCAAAATTTAAAAACATCCAAAGAATCATCGGCTACATTTGAATTAATATGAGCAAGCTCAATGCCGTCCATAAAACAATGATACCGAACTTCGATACCATCATTTTCCTTTATAAGATTGGAAAAATCCCGTCCATCTTTCTTGAGTAGAGATAGTCCTTCTAAATCAAAAGACCAATC
It contains:
- a CDS encoding alkaline phosphatase family protein; its protein translation is MKVLFVTLDGLGDRPAPELDRKTPLEAAHTPNLNKLASCGITGLLNSFSPGIAPGSDAAHFVLFGYSLDEFPGRGVFEAVGEGLDLNFEEVVLRASFASVAEENGCLKIVSRGIGAEEEVCRQLAKDILDDEIEGVNIRFVYNSKRQGIIFLSGGVSPDITDSDPFCNDLPVIKIQLMLDIKNKKKAEVTAHALNTYLRKVYFKLKDHPINIGRIKRGLPPLNFLLTKWASGRKRLTSFSDKFGFKAAMVASSVLFKGMASEIGMDFIELLYLEDVHKDMKRRLKAASDALNGGYDFVHVHTKVPDEAAHTKNPLFKKEVIEKLDTAFDTILSDFDDDTLIVVTSDHSTPSSGSLIHSGEPVPIVIIGRTVRVDDIKEFGERACLRGGLGRIEGRNLMNIILNLTDRAKYFGSRPVPLDTSHRPSKINPFKI
- a CDS encoding ABC transporter substrate-binding protein, with the translated sequence MKFLRKVSIFLLALTMVFMFTGIVGCGKSATEEKSSEKAVSEKPEENKELTLEERAKEFKGTKVNVYYAYGGWDTIVEEFKKDTDIELVGVDMSSGEALTKMQAEKDNPTMDVWFGGGDDAFRQAAGEGLLEQYESPEASAIPDKYRDKDNYWTGVSLVVVGFSLNKNRLNELGCEAPKTWDDLTDSKWKDEIIGSNPSISGTAYSIVSGIIEMKGEKAGWEYLEALDKNVNHYTPKGSGPGAKVVAGEFTIGLSPGPPEESFQEGSNISFVYPEDGTTWWPAPIALVKNGPNVEAGKIFYDWCLTEHGQEILAKASPRTPTRPGVETPGVIKSIDQIKLLDRDFEWAGAERERIVKEWTNRFGG
- a CDS encoding TIM barrel protein yields the protein MKPKIAVCAKPMNLLGETMNYATKNNYSAIDWSFDLEGLSLLKKDGRDFSNLIKENDGIEVRYHCFMDGIELAHINSNVADDSLDVFKFCVDKVQEFGGCYMTIHIGLWSKNLEKISWNNAVKNLSKLVDYGETKGVVVCLENLKKGATSDPGLFQKLIEFTGAKVTLDLGHANSSLHAKNGFIGLDFLKLMAPRIVNAHVYEREEPHHIAPRDLSLIGPMLGHLLETSCDWWVIELVDKQEVERTRSLLKTFLI